Sequence from the Paeniglutamicibacter cryotolerans genome:
CGGCTCGGCTTCGGGCGCATTCGTACGATGGTCGTTCACCAGCGGATCTTTCCCGCCACAGCCGCCTAGGTGCGTGGGTCGGTAGTCGGGTGCCGGGCTCAAATGATTCTTAAAACGCCGAGGAATTAACCAGGGCCGCAAAGGGGTCGCTGGAAGAATGAGGGGTATGAACTCCCCTTCTTCTTCCATCCCGCAGGACGGCTTGTTCGACGCATCCCTGGTGGAGCGCCTCGAGCCCGTTGATGACGGGCTGATGGATGCCAACGGCGGGGAGCGGAAGCGGTTCAGGGCCTTTGAACCCGATGCGGTGATGCTGGTGCCACCCTCCCTGGAGGAGTGGCTGCCCGAGGGGCACCTGGCCCGGTTCATCGCCGAACTGGTCGAGAACGAGCTGGACCTGACCCGGTTCTACGCCTCCCACAAAAAGGCCAAGGGCCAGCCGCCGTACGACCCACGGCTGATGCTGCGCATCGTGCTCTACGGCTACTGCACCGGGGTCCGCTCCTCCCGCCAGCTGGAGCGCGCATGCACGGATGTGGTCGCGTTGCGCTGGCTGGCTGCCCAACAGGCCCCGGATTTCCGATCCATCGGCCGCTTCCGCCAACGCCACCTGGCCGCCTTGGCCAACGTGTTCCTGCAGGCGCTAGAACTCTGCCGGGCCGCGGGCATGGTCAAACTCGGGATGGTCGCGCTGGACGGAACGAAGCTGCGGGCCAACGCCTCTCGGCACAAGGCGATGTCCTACGCGCGGCTGACCGAAAAGCAGAAGGTCCTGGCCCAGGAGATCAGCGATCTGATGGCGGAGGCCAAGACCGTGGACGAGTCCGAGGATGCGAAGTTCGGTCCCGGTAAGCGCGGGGACGAGCTGCCGGTGGAACTGGCCAACCGGCAGGCCCGGTCCAAGGCCATGGCCGCCGCGCGGGCTTCCTTGGAGCAGGAGGCCGCGGACAAGGCACGGGCCGAAGCCGAAGAGAAGGCCGCCAAGCGCGGGGATGACGATGACGAGATCACCGGTGCCGGTGACACCGCGGCCCGGAAGGCGGAACCGAAGCCCGCGGCGCAACGGAATTTCACGGATCCGGAAGCGCGGATCATGAAGACCGCCGACGGGTCCTATCACTATTGCTATAACGCGCAGGCGGTGGTGGACGCCGGGCATCAGGTCATTGTTGCCGCCGAGTTGGGCCAAGGGGCCAACGATTACGGACAGCTGGTCCCCATGGTCGAGCGGGTCCAGGAAAACCTGGGCATGATGCCCAAAACGTTGAGCGCCGATGCCGGGTACTGCTCGAAGGCGAACCTGGTGGAGGCGGGGCGGATGGAGGCGGAGCACGGGACCGGGTTCTTCATCTCCACCGCCCGGGTGAAGCACGCCACCCCGATCCCGGAGTCCCCGCGGGGCCGGATCCCGGCGAACGCCACCTTGGGTGAGCGGATGGCCCGGAAGCTGAAGACCAAGCCCGGCAAACAGGTCTACTCGCGCCGGAAGGTCATCGTGGAACCGGTGTTCGGGCAGATCAAAACCCGTCAGGGTAAGCACTTGTTGTTGCGCGGACTTCAGAACGCGCAGGCGGAGTGGAAGTTGTTGGCGGCAGGGCATAACCTGCTCAAGTTGCATGCGTTCCGGGCCCAGGGTGCCGGATAGCCAGGGTCGGAGGTGGGCCCTGGCGCTGCGCGCCAGAACCCACTGGTCCGGTTTGAGGGCCCCGGGGAAGGGCGGATGCGCCCGAAGGCCTTTTTCTCCGTGGTGCGACCCTGCGGCGGCCGGGCCGGTATTCCTTCGTGTGTGGTGCCGTTGGTCAAACGACTACCGACCCACGCACCTAGAAGAGCGGAATGATCAACAGCGCGGCAATGACCAGCATGACCACTGCGACCGCCGCATCGAGGATCCGCCATGACAGGGGCTTGGCAAAGAACCCGTGCAGGAGGCGGGCGCCGAAGCCCAGCGCTCCAAACCAGATGATGCTGGCCAGGACGGCTCCGACGCCGAACTTCCAGCGGCCGGGATCACCCTGGGCGGAGGCCACGGAACCGAGCAGGACCACCGTGTCAAGGTAGACGTGGGGGTTCAGCCAGGTCAGCGCCAGGGTTGTGAGAATCACGGGTCCACGAGAGGGCCCCGAAGCACCCTCCTCCACTGACATGGTGGCGGGATGCAGCGCTCGTTTGGCGGCGAATACCGCATAGGTGAGCAGGAACAAGGCGCCTCCGATCCTCGCCGCAGAAAGGATCCATGGCGCAGCCGAGACCAGGAATCCCAGGCCGGCGATTCCCGCGAAGATCAGCACGGCATCGGAAACGGCGCAGACCAGGACCACCGCCCACACATGTTGACGCCTCAGCCCCTGACGAAGAACGAAGGCGTTCTGGGCTCCGATGGCGGCAATAAGTGAGAGGCCCGTACCGAAACCGGTGAGCAAAGGAAGTGAAAGCACCTATCGAAACTACTGGGCTTTAATTTCCTCGTCCAGCTAATGTTTCTTACCTTCCATTAGAGTTTCTAAGTATGGATTTCAGCATGGAGCAGTTGCGCACCCTTTCGGCGGTCATTGAGACGGGAAGCCTGGAGGCCGCTGCGGCAGGCCTGCAGCTCACGGCATCCGCCGTGAGCCAACGGCTCAAGGCCATGGAACTGCAAGCCGGCTCCGTGCTGGTGGTCCGCACCCGCCCGGTCAGAGCGACGGCGAGCGGGGAAATCCTCCTGACCTTGGCCAGGCAGGTACTCCTGCTGGGTGCCGAGGCCGAGGCGGCACTGGTGGGCCCGGAGTCCGATGTCGACCCGGGACGGGTGCACGTGACCGTTGCGGTGAACGCCGATTCACTGGCCAGCTGGTTCGGTGCCGCACTATCTGGTTTGGCGCGGGAAACGGGGCTGAGCGTCGAGATCCTGCGCGAGGACGAGGAGCATGCCAGTGGGCTGCTTCGATCGGGGTCCGTCATGGGGGCAGTGACAACCAAGAAGGCCCCGGTCCAGGGATGCTCGTCGACCCGCCTGGGGGTCATGCGTTATCGGGCCATGGCAAACCCGGAATTCGCCGAGCGCTGGTTTGGCTCCGGCTCCGACCCTGCATCCATCGCCGGAGCACCTGCCGTCCATTTCGATCGCAACGACTCGCTCCAGACATCGATGCAGCGCATGATCGCCCGGGAAATCGGGCTTCAGGGGCTGGTGTTTGCCCCGGCCTTCTACGTCCCCGATTCTCGCCAATACGTCAATGCAGTGGTTCTGGGGCTGGGGTGGGGCATGGTGCCGGACGTGCAAGACCCTGCAGACGGGTCGCTCGTCAGGTTGAACCCGGGCTGGGAGCACTCCGTCACTTTGTACTGGCAGCGATGGAAACTGGAATCCGCGGCGCTGGATCGGATCACCAAAGTGGTCCTGGATGCCGCGGCGGAAGCCGGACTTGACGGTCCAAACCCAAAACTCAACGACGGGTAGCTTTGTGTCCTGGTGTTGATCCGTGTCTGCCTCACCGCGCACCAGCTCATCATCACCGGCTTCCTCACTCCCCTCCAAGATTGCGGTCCCGGTGGGTAAAATTCATGGTGGATCCGCGGATGCTCCGCCATGGCATGGATCTCTGGTTGCCCCTTCCCGGCGCAGGCATCACGATCAGGGACATCGCCGCTGATTGGCGCAACTGCACCGTTGAATTGCGTCAGCTGCCTTGGAACCGCAACTACGTGGGGGTCCCCACCCGCTCATCGCCGTGACGGCTCCGTTTTGGACGATGGCGGTGCCGCACAACGTGGGCCCGGGATACGTCGTGTGGGACAAGGTCGCCACTGGTTCCATGTGGACTTTCTCGACGTATCGGGTGAGGTGGTGCCAGTGGTGCACAAGGAGCCCAACGTCAGGACAAGTCCGGGTCGAAAATTTGAGCCCCGTCCCGGTTTTCCGGGACGGGGCTCAACAAAGCCTTGGTCAGGAACCGGGAGGGCCGATGATCAGCAGCACCGTGGTGATGGCGGCTACGGCGACGAGGCCAACCACTCCCGCCAGCAACGGGCGGCGTAGGCACAGTGCCTGGACCTTTTCGATGAAGGAGACGGGGGCTTCCCCTCCCGGGGCAAGCCGCCAGCCGCCTTCGAGCAGCCCGTGCTTTGCGGCGGAACGCTCGAACGGCAAGGTGGCGAACGGGATGATGGCCGAGAACAGGCCAGCGACGCCGCGTCCGAAGCTCCAGCGCTGATTGACCCAGACGAAACAGGTCACGATGCAGTAGGAAATGAAGACGATGCCGTGGATCAGGCCGAAGACACGCACCAGGGCGTCGGTGACTCCCGTGTATTTGAACACCATTCCGGTGATCAGCAATGCCCAGGTGACCATCTCCGCCGCCGCCAGGGCGCCATAGAGCCGCTTGGGTGGCAGCGTACCCAGGGCCGGAAGATCCCGGGTGGCTTCGTCGTTGATCGTGGGCATGGTGGTGTCCTTTCGCTGCGCCTGCTGCAGGCGTTCAAACGGTCTGCGGAGGGGCTGGTAGCCTGAAAATCGGTGCACATGCGCACCACCGGACGATGGCGCCGTACCCGGACTGCGACAAGACGGCCACCGAAAGGAAACGGTGCGCCATGTCTTGGATCGTACTTATTATTTCCGGCCTCTTCGAGGCCGTCTGGGCCGTGGCCCTAGGGACCAGCGAGGGTTTCACCAAGGTGGTGCCCAGCATCGTGTTCGGGGTGGGGCTGGTGATCAGCATGGTGGGTTTGGCATATGCCATGCGTGAGATTTCCACCGGTACAGCGTATGCCGTCTGGGTGGGCATCGGGGCCTCGCTGGCCGTGGGCTACGGGATGATCTTCGGAGGCGAAAGCGTCAGCATCCTGAAGATCGGACTCATCATGCTGCTGATCGGCTGCGTGGTGGGCCTGAAATTCGTTGACTAGCGCCAGCCGGTAGTCATGAAGAAGCCGACCATCGCCAAGCCGAAGCCAATCACGATGTTCCAGGCGTCGATGCCCGGGATCGGGAACGCTGTCTGCGTGATGTAGTAGACCATGATCCAGAGCAGGCCCAGCAGCATCAGCCCGAACATGATCGGCTTGTACCAGACGGGCAGGGGGCGGTGATCGGCGTGGGCCGAGGCCTCCGGCTGTTGTTTCCGCCGGTTGCGACGGGTCTTTGACTCGGGCACTGCAACTCCTTCAATCGGGTGCGCCGGCAGATCCGAAAGTAGGCTTCGCCGAACGATAGTCTGTAAGTCAGTGGGAATGGCACCCGTTTCGGCGTGCAGCCCACACCCTTCAATACTAGCGGGTATGGCCGCGGAAGCGTTTCCGACGGCCGAACAAACCGAAAGGCATCAGCAGCTATGCGCGGTAGCAAAGTCCACACGCGCAGCCGGCCCCGCGCCGGACAGCGGATCCTGGGAGGCGCCGGGGAAATCCTGATCACGCTCGGCCTGATCTTGCTGCTCTTCGTGGCCTGGGAACTGTGGTGGACCAACATCGATGCCGACAAGTCCCAAGCCGATGTCACCCGGGACCTGGTCCAAGGCTTCAAGTCCGGCACCTCCGGCAAGCCCTCCACATCGGGCAAGCCTTCCGATGCGGGGATCATGATCGAGGGACAGGCCTTCGGGATCATGTACATCCC
This genomic interval carries:
- a CDS encoding IS1182 family transposase, whose translation is MDANGGERKRFRAFEPDAVMLVPPSLEEWLPEGHLARFIAELVENELDLTRFYASHKKAKGQPPYDPRLMLRIVLYGYCTGVRSSRQLERACTDVVALRWLAAQQAPDFRSIGRFRQRHLAALANVFLQALELCRAAGMVKLGMVALDGTKLRANASRHKAMSYARLTEKQKVLAQEISDLMAEAKTVDESEDAKFGPGKRGDELPVELANRQARSKAMAAARASLEQEAADKARAEAEEKAAKRGDDDDEITGAGDTAARKAEPKPAAQRNFTDPEARIMKTADGSYHYCYNAQAVVDAGHQVIVAAELGQGANDYGQLVPMVERVQENLGMMPKTLSADAGYCSKANLVEAGRMEAEHGTGFFISTARVKHATPIPESPRGRIPANATLGERMARKLKTKPGKQVYSRRKVIVEPVFGQIKTRQGKHLLLRGLQNAQAEWKLLAAGHNLLKLHAFRAQGAG
- a CDS encoding LysE/ArgO family amino acid transporter, whose amino-acid sequence is MLSLPLLTGFGTGLSLIAAIGAQNAFVLRQGLRRQHVWAVVLVCAVSDAVLIFAGIAGLGFLVSAAPWILSAARIGGALFLLTYAVFAAKRALHPATMSVEEGASGPSRGPVILTTLALTWLNPHVYLDTVVLLGSVASAQGDPGRWKFGVGAVLASIIWFGALGFGARLLHGFFAKPLSWRILDAAVAVVMLVIAALLIIPLF
- a CDS encoding LysR family transcriptional regulator ArgP translates to MEQLRTLSAVIETGSLEAAAAGLQLTASAVSQRLKAMELQAGSVLVVRTRPVRATASGEILLTLARQVLLLGAEAEAALVGPESDVDPGRVHVTVAVNADSLASWFGAALSGLARETGLSVEILREDEEHASGLLRSGSVMGAVTTKKAPVQGCSSTRLGVMRYRAMANPEFAERWFGSGSDPASIAGAPAVHFDRNDSLQTSMQRMIAREIGLQGLVFAPAFYVPDSRQYVNAVVLGLGWGMVPDVQDPADGSLVRLNPGWEHSVTLYWQRWKLESAALDRITKVVLDAAAEAGLDGPNPKLNDG
- a CDS encoding DUF3817 domain-containing protein; translation: MPTINDEATRDLPALGTLPPKRLYGALAAAEMVTWALLITGMVFKYTGVTDALVRVFGLIHGIVFISYCIVTCFVWVNQRWSFGRGVAGLFSAIIPFATLPFERSAAKHGLLEGGWRLAPGGEAPVSFIEKVQALCLRRPLLAGVVGLVAVAAITTVLLIIGPPGS
- a CDS encoding DMT family transporter, which produces MSWIVLIISGLFEAVWAVALGTSEGFTKVVPSIVFGVGLVISMVGLAYAMREISTGTAYAVWVGIGASLAVGYGMIFGGESVSILKIGLIMLLIGCVVGLKFVD
- a CDS encoding cell division protein CrgA, encoding MPESKTRRNRRKQQPEASAHADHRPLPVWYKPIMFGLMLLGLLWIMVYYITQTAFPIPGIDAWNIVIGFGLAMVGFFMTTGWR